A window from Cryptomeria japonica chromosome 1, Sugi_1.0, whole genome shotgun sequence encodes these proteins:
- the LOC131875296 gene encoding uncharacterized protein LOC131875296 translates to MEGLSTCIERMVPDVEERDLIVSELQNYEGGRGKLFSSKLARRGRTTQTPDAWWQNWGGNTPHLKKFALRVLCQPCSSSNCERNWSLFEAIHMKKRKLAQKRLNDLVYVQYNLRLRIKKVEELEGGPIDLDDIDPYSDWTSQEQPPLFSDIDITDLERQAMEEGGGFGFRLDDIEEDEDEDEDSLPVPEAGGDIASSRMEDESQSTIPSEEAQSRPVPQQTYTTRQSRVSRPSSSTSPHVFARAGKRKL, encoded by the exons atggagggcctcagtacatgcattgagaggatggtacctgatgttgaggagagagacctcattgtgagtgagctccaaaattatgagggaggaaggggtaagctattctcttcaaagctggctaggagaggaagaaccactcaaaccccag atgcttggtggcaaaattggggtggaaacaccccacatctcaagAAATTTGCCCTtagagtcttatgtcagccttgcagttcatccaattgtgagcgcaattggagcttgtttgaagcaatccacatgAAGAAGAGAAAGTTAGCGCAGAAACGACTCAATGACCTTGTCTATGTGCAATATAATCTTAGATTGCGCATAaagaaggtagaggaactagaaggtggtccaattgacttggatgatatagatccttacagtgattggacatcacaggagcagcctccattgttttcagacattgacatcactgatttggagaggcaggctatggaagaggggggtggatttggtttcaggctagatgacattgaggaggatgaggatgaggatgaggattcattgccagtgccagaggcaggtggagacatagcttcatccaggatggaggatgagtctcaatcaaccataccaagcgaggaggcacagtcacgcccagtcccacaacagacttatacgactagacagtctagagtctctagaccctctagttctacctctccccatgtttttgctagagctgggaagaggaagttgtaa